The following proteins come from a genomic window of Sorghum bicolor cultivar BTx623 chromosome 3, Sorghum_bicolor_NCBIv3, whole genome shotgun sequence:
- the LOC8075145 gene encoding histone H2B.1 isoform X2 gives MAPKAEKKPAAKKPAEEEPAAEKAPAGKKPKAEKRLPAGKSAGKEGGDKKGKKKAKKSVETYKIYIFKVLKQVHPDIGISSKAMSIMNSFINDIFEKLAGEAAKLARYNKKPTITSREIQTSVRLVLPGELAKHAVSEGTKAVTKKPKAEKRLPAGKSAGKEGGDKKGKKKAKKSVETYKIYIFKVLKQVHPDTGISSKAMSIMNSFINDIFEKLAGEAAKLARYNKKPTITSREIQTSVRLVLPGELAKHAVSEGTKAVTKFTSS, from the exons ATGGCGCCCAAGGCGGAGAAGAAGCCGGCGGCGAAGAAGCCCgcggaggaggagcccgcgGCCGAGAAGGCCCCGGCGGGGAAGAAGCCCAAGGCGGAGAAGCGCCTCCCCGCGGGCAAGTCTGCCGGCAAGGAGGGCGGcgacaagaagggcaagaagaaGGCCAAGAAGTCGGTGGAGACCTACAAGATCTACATCTTCAAGGTGCTCAAGCAGGTGCACCCCGACATCGGCATCTCCTCCAAGGCCATGTCCATCATGAACTCCTTCATCAACGACATCTTCGAGAAGCTCGCCGGCGAGGCCGCCAAGCTCGCCCGCTACAACAAGAAGCCCACCATCACCTCCAGGGAGATCCAGACGTCGGTGCGCCTCGTCCTCCCAGGCGAGCTCGCCAAGCACGCCGTGTCCGAGGGCACCAAGGCCGTTACCAA A AAGCCCAAGGCGGAGAAGCGCCTCCCGGCGGGCAAGTCGGCCGGCAAGGAGGGGGGcgacaagaagggcaagaagaaGGCTAAGAAGTCGGTGGAGACCTACAAGATCTACATCTTCAAGGTGCTGAAGCAGGTCCACCCCGACACCGGCATCTCCTCCAAGGCCATGTCCATCATGAATTCCTTCATCAACGATATCTTCGAGAAGCTCGCCGGCGAAGCCGCCAAGCTCGCGCGCTACAACAAAAAGCCCACCATCACCTCCAGGGAGATCCAGACCTCCGTCCGCCTCGTCCTCCCCGGCGAGCTCGCCAAGCACGCCGTCTCCGAGGGCACCAAGGCCGTTACCAAGTTCACCTCATCTTAG
- the LOC8075145 gene encoding histone H2B.1 isoform X1 yields MAPKAEKKPAAKKPAEEEPAAEKAPAGKKPKAEKRLPAGKSAGKEGGDKKGKKKAKKSVETYKIYIFKVLKQVHPDTGISSKAMSIMNSFINDIFEKLAGEAAKLARYNKKPTITSREIQTSVRLVLPGELAKHAVSEGTKAVTKFTSS; encoded by the exons ATGGCGCCCAAG GCGGAGAAGAAGCCGGCGGCGAAGAAGCCCgcggaggaggagcccgcgGCCGAGAAGGCGCCGGCGGGGAAGAAGCCCAAGGCGGAGAAGCGCCTCCCGGCGGGCAAGTCGGCCGGCAAGGAGGGGGGcgacaagaagggcaagaagaaGGCTAAGAAGTCGGTGGAGACCTACAAGATCTACATCTTCAAGGTGCTGAAGCAGGTCCACCCCGACACCGGCATCTCCTCCAAGGCCATGTCCATCATGAATTCCTTCATCAACGATATCTTCGAGAAGCTCGCCGGCGAAGCCGCCAAGCTCGCGCGCTACAACAAAAAGCCCACCATCACCTCCAGGGAGATCCAGACCTCCGTCCGCCTCGTCCTCCCCGGCGAGCTCGCCAAGCACGCCGTCTCCGAGGGCACCAAGGCCGTTACCAAGTTCACCTCATCTTAG
- the LOC8075146 gene encoding probable LRR receptor-like serine/threonine-protein kinase At3g47570 has protein sequence MHMPEDQSSLTPLFCSSHCPRPLESAEATGMAPRTLSLLLLLTLVVAAVVGAGADDEAALMAFKSAAIAGGGGSNGDALASWNSSSAGGFCSWEGVTCGTRHRRVVALSLPLHGLSGALSPAVGNLSFLTTLNLSSNAFSGGIPDSLGRLRRLQELDLSYNAFSGKVPANLSSCTSLVLMRLRFNQLTGSVPREFGEKLVNLMVLSVWNNSLTGTIPASLANLSSLSILSLAFNQLHGTIPPGLGGIQALRHLDLNNNHLSGEPPHSLYNLSSLERFQINDNMLHGRIPDVIGSKFHSMLELEFYANHFTGSIPVSLFNLTTLQMLDLSENWLRGYVPSAIGRLVALQSLSLYRNLLQADGKEGWEFITSLSNCTQLTQFEIGLNAGLTGQLPSSIANLSSLQMLRFDGSGISGSIPSAISSLLNLQVLGMSSTFISGVIPESISRLGNLSVIDLFNTDLSGIIPLSIGNLTRLIVFDAHHCNFGGPIPASIGNIENLWTLDLSKNFLNGSISNEIFKLPSLVYLNLSYNSLSGHLPSEMSSLGNLNQLVLSGNQLSGEIPESIGECTVLQYLGLDNNSFDGSIPQTLSNLKGLTALSLSMNKLTGAIPSNIGTIQDLQVLYLAHNNLSGPIPSLLQNLTALSELDLSFNNLQGEVPKEGIFRYSTNFSIIGNSELCGGLPQLHLAPCQTSPMKKNRKGQLKHLKIALATTGALLILAFFIGLLQFIKNKLKRNRNQPLPPIVEEQYGRVSYHALANGTNGFSEANLLGKGSFGAVYKCTLQPEETVTAVKVFNLQQSGSAKSFVAECEALRMVRHRCLIKIITCCSSMNHQGQEFKALVFEFMPNGSLEGWLHPNSDILTMTNTLSLVQRLDIAVDIMDALNYLHNQCQPPIAHCDLKPSNILLAEDMSARVGDFGISRILPENASKILQNSNSTIGIRGSVGYVAPEYAEGSTVSTIGDVYSLGILLLEMFTGRSPTDDMFGDTVDLHNYAEHALSERILDIVDSTIWLHVESTDSIIRSRIKDCLVSVFRLAISCSQLRPGNRTVMSDAAAEMHAIRDTYHIFCC, from the exons ATGCACATGCCAGAAGACCAATCATCACTGACCCCGTTGTTTTGTTCCTCGCACTGCCCGCGCCCGCTGGAGAGTGCAGAGGCAACAGGCATGGCACCACGCACGCTGagcctgctgctcctgctgacGCTCGTGGTGGCCGCCGTTGTAGGAGCCGGAGCCGACGACGAGGCCGCGCTGATGGCCTTTAAGTCCGCGGCGatcgctggcggcggcggcagcaatgGCGACGCGCTTGCGTCGTGGAACAGTAGCAGCGCCGGCGGATTCTGCAGCTGGGAGGGGGTGACGTGCGGGACCAGGCACCGCCGAGTGGTGGCGCTGAGCTTGCCCCTGCACGGGCTGAGTGGAGCACTCTCGCCTGCCGTTGGGAACCTGTCGTTCCTCACGACGCTCAACCTCAGCTCCAACGCATTCAGCGGTGGCATCCCCGACAGCCtcggccgcctccgccgcctccaAGAACTCGACCTGAGCTACAACGCCTTCTCAGGCAAGGTCCCCGCCAACCTGAGCTCCTGTACCAGCCTGGTGCTCATGCGCCTCCGCTTCAACCAGCTCACCGGGAGCGTGCCCCGCGAGTTCGGTGAGAAATTGGTGAATCTCATGGTGCTCAGTGTATGGAACAACAGCCTCACCGGCACCATCCCGGCGTCACTGGCCAACCTGTCGTCGCTTAGCATCCTGTCTCTTGCGTTCAACCAGCTCCACGGCACCATCCCGCCTGGCCTCGGCGGCATCCAGGCCCTCCGGCACCTCGACCTCAACAACAACCACCTCTCTGGCGAACCCCCACACTCCTTGTACAACCTGTCTTCACTCGAAAGGTTTCAGATCAATGATAACATGCTCCATGGCAGAATTCCTGATGTCATAGGCAGCAAGTTTCACAGCATGCTGGAGCTTGAGTTTTATGCTAACCACTTCACCGGGTCCATCCCTGTTTCACTCTTCAACCTCACTACACTGCAGATGCTTGACCTCTCAGAAAATTGGCTCCGTGGATATGTGCCTAGTGCAATTGGAAGATTGGTAGCTCTACAAAGCCTATCGTTGTACAGAAACCTGCTACAGGCAGATGGCAAGGAGGGCTGGGAATTCATCACATCCCTCTCAAACTGCACCCAGCTCACGCAATTTGAAATCGGCCTCAACGCCGGTTTAACTGGGCAGCTGCCAAGTTCAATAGCGAATCTATCTAGCCTACAAATGCTCCGCTTTGATGGATCTGGGATCTCAGGAAGCATACCATCAGCCATCAGCAGTCTGCTCAACCTACAAGTCCTTGGTATGTCAAGTACTTTCATATCAGGGGTTATTCCAGAGAGCATTAGCAGGCTGGGAAACTTGAGTGTGATAGATTTGTTCAACACTGACTTGTCAGGCATCATTCCTTTATCTATTGGAAATCTCACAAGGTTAATTGTCTTTGATGCACATCATTGCAACTTTGGGGGGCCAATTCCAGCAAGCATAGGGAACATAGAGAATCTATGGACGCTTGATTTATCAAAGAACTTCCTCAATGGTTCAATTTCCAATGAGATTTTCAAACTGCCATCCCTTGTTTATTTAAACTTATCATACAATTCATTATCGGGACATCTTCCTTCTGAAATGAGTAGTTTGGGGAACCTTAACCAACTAGTTCTGTCTGGGAACCAATTGTCTGGCGAGATACCTGAGAGTATTGGGGAATGCACTGTGCTGCAATATCTTGGATTGGATAATAACTCATTCGATGGGAGCATACCTCAAACTCTGAGTAACTTAAAAGGTCTAACTGCACTCAGTCTGTCCATGAATAAATTAACTGGTGCTATCCCAAGTAACATTGGAACTATCCAAGATCTTCAAGTGTTGTATCTggcacacaacaacttgtcagggCCAATCCCTTCACTCCTACAGAATTTGACagcattatcagaattagatCTTTCCTTCAACAATCTGCAAGGAGAAGTGCCAAAGGAGGGTATCTTCCGATATTCGACTAACTTTTCAATCATTGGGAACAGTGAGCTTTGTGGTGGATTACCTCAACTTCATTTAGCTCCATGCCAGACAAGTCCCATGAAAAAGAACAGAAAAGGGCAGTTGAAGCATCTTAAAATAGCTCTAGCAACAACTGGTGCACTATTGATCTTAGCTTTCTTTATTGGACTCCTTCAGTTTATTAAGAACAAACTTAAACGAAATCGTAACCAACCCTTACCACCAATAGTTGAGGAACAGTATGGAAGAGTTTCTTACCATGCATTAGCAAATGGGACGAATGGATTTTCAGAAGCCAATTTGCTTGGTAAAGGAAGCTTTGGGGCGGTCTACAAATGCACTTTGCAGCCTGAGGAAACTGTTACCGCAGTGAAAGTTTTTAACCTTCAACAATCTGGATCCGCTAAAAGTTTTGTGGCTGAATGTGAAGCATTGAGAATGGTGCGTCACCGTTGTCTCATTAAAATCATCACGTGCTGCTCAAGCATGAATCACCAAGGTCAAGAGTTTAAGGCATTAGTTTTTGAGTTCATGCCAAATGGTAGCTTAGAAGGTTGGCTTCATCCAAATTCTGATATTCTTACTATGACAAATACTCTAAGCCTAGTACAAAGGCTAGACATTGCTGTAgatatcatggatgctttgaactATCTTCATAATCAATGTCAGCCACCAATTGCTCATTGCGATCTCAAGCCAAGCAACATCCTTCTTGCAGAAGACATGAGTGCTCGAGTTGGAGACTTCGGCATATCACGAATTCTTCCAGAAAATGCAAGTAAAATCCTGCAAAATTCAAATAGCACGATTGGAATAAGAGGCTCAGTTGGTTATGTTGCTCCAG AGTATGCTGAAGGCTCTACTGTCTCAACTATTGGTGATGTGTATAGTCTCGGTATATTATTGCTTGAGATGTTTACTGGAAGGAGCCCCACAGATGACATGTTCGGAGACACAGTAGATTTGCATAATTATGCCGAGCATGCGCTCAGCGAAAGAATCTTAGATATTGTTGATTCAACAATCTGGCTGCATGTAGAGTCAACGGATAGTATTATAAGGAGCAGAATTAAGGATTGCTTGGTTTCTGTCTTCAGGCTTGCCATATCCTGCTCACAGCTTCGTCCAGGGAATCGAACAGTGATGAGCGATGCAGCAGCAGAGATGCACGCCATCAGAGATACATACCACATTTTTTGCTGCTAG
- the LOC8059140 gene encoding uncharacterized protein LOC8059140: protein MMRPAGDEYEYRYQQQGGPGGGFVIGGAPHGFIMAVVVGLVVGGPLFLGDGGEAITSAIADLLGPTGLLLLPVALILVIRVLSTDRGPAAALADAFGALGGSPDSVHRVGGSPVGVALALALIAVLLYYRSALLGGGDGGDDE from the coding sequence ATGATGAGGCCGGCGGGGGACGAGTACGAGTACCGGTACCAGCAGCAAGGCGGCCCCGGCGGCGGCTTCGTCATCGGCGGCGCGCCGCACGGCTTCATcatggcggtggtggtggggctAGTGGTGGGAGGCCCGCTGTTCCTCGGCGACGGCGGGGAGGCGATCACGTCCGCGATCGCGGACCTGCTGGGACCCACGGGCCTCCTCCTGCTCCCCGTCGCGCTCATCCTCGTCATCCGCGTCCTCTCCACCGACCGCGGCCCCGCCGCCGCGCTCGCCGACGCCTTCGGCGCCCTCGGCGGGTCCCCGGACTCCGTGCACCGCGTCGGCGGGTCCCCCGTCGGCGTCGCGCTCGCGCTCGCGCTCATCGCCGTGCTCCTCTACTACCGCTCCGCGCtcctcggcggcggcgacggcggcgacgacgagtaG
- the LOC110433493 gene encoding universal stress protein PHOS34-like, which yields MAAEAKTETAAPAAAAGLGLASGEQPPQQQQQPKKKTVVVVAVDDSDHSYYALEWTVRHVTGAGGMAGGAADLVIVHAKPSPSSVVSFGGPGAGEAIRYVDADLRKMAEAVVDRARRVCVANSVHALIEVVEGEPRAVLCGAAEKHRADLLVVGSHGYGAIKRALLGSVSDYCAHHAHCSVMIVKQPKSSK from the exons ATGGCGGCGGAGGCTAAGACGGAGACTGCAGCTCCAGCCGCGGCGGCGGGTTTGGGCCTGGCTTCAGGGGAGcagccgccgcagcagcagcagcagccgaagAAGAAGACTGTGGTGGTGGTCGCGGTGGACGACAGCGACCACAGCTACTACGCGCTGGAGTGGACGGTGCGGCACGTGACGGGCGCCGGCGGCATGGCGGGCGGCGCCGCCGACCTCGTCATCGTCCACGCCAAGCCCTCGCCGTCCTCCGTCGTCAGCTTCGGCGGCCCTG GAGCCGGCGAGGCGATCAGGTACGTGGACGCCGACCTGCGCAAGATGGCGGAGGCCGTGGTGGACAGGGCGCGCCGCGTGTGCGTCGCCAACTCGGTGCACGCGCTCATCGAGGTGGTGGAAGGGGAGCCCCGGGCCGTGCTGTGCGGCGCCGCGGAGAAGCACCGCGCGGACCTGCTGGTGGTGGGCAGCCATGGCTACGGCGCCATCAAGAGGGCGCTGCTCGGGAGCGTCAGCGACTACTGCGCGCACCACGCGCACTGCTCCGTCATGATCGTCAAGCAGCCCAAATCATCCAAATGA
- the LOC8075147 gene encoding lysine-rich arabinogalactan protein 19: MSSTAADVHPALPPIKTTPPAPAPEPAACSSAASSSTATAPDAESVATLPSAAENQQQQQHQGEAELEAQETEPTTPTSEGSQLRAPAECPPAPRKPAWAPPSSTPAKRKFPSSAAPSARRAFFPVARDLTTVFRALPPPKKRIRAG; encoded by the coding sequence atgagctccacggCGGCCGACGTCCACCCGGCGCTGCCGCCGATCAAGAccacgccgccggcgccggcgccggagccCGCCGCCTGCTCCTCGGCGGCATCGTCGTCGACGGCAACGGCGCCGGACGCCGAGTCGGTGGCGACCTTGCCGTCGGCGGCGGagaatcagcagcagcagcagcaccaggGGGAGGCGGAGTTGGAGGCCCAGGAGACGGAGCCCACGACGCCGACGTCAGAGGGGAGCCAGCTGCGGGCGCCGGCCGAGTGCCCGCCGGCGCCGCGGAAGCCGGCGTGGGCGCCTCCGTCGTCAACGCCCGCCAAGCGCAAGTTCCCGTCTTCCGCCGCGCCGTCGGCGCGCCGGGCCTTCTTCCCTGTCGCGCGCGACCTCACCACCGTGTTCCGCGCCCTGCCGCCGCCCAAGAAGCGGATCCGCGCGGGCTGA